The following nucleotide sequence is from Mangifera indica cultivar Alphonso chromosome 17, CATAS_Mindica_2.1, whole genome shotgun sequence.
GGTTTGGGTCGGCCCAATTTTAGCAGCCTTGGTCCGATTGGATCCAAAAACTCTTAcctcaaataaaaacaaattgtcCGAATTGAGTCAATTCGTGCTTAGTttgatattcaaatcaaacaaaccaaactcaaacagGATAACGCTAGCTCGATTTGATTGAGTTGTCATCAAATTCAACtttattgataactttttttcttttctaatggttttttttttaatatttgataatcttttttcttattttctgatGACCTTTTAGTAACTTCTTTGATGGAATAGTTGTCAGCGTTAGCAAGTAGAGGTCAAACTGaccattttgaatttaaatcaaacttgcaTTGGCTTTTATTTGGGTTTGGCTGAATTCAAATTTTCCCTTATATACAAattagagcaatgttatgtgtatgcttttggtacataattcaagcatatagataatgtatcatcgtatgattgagtattcttttatctttaattcaaaatcatttaatcatatgataatacatctcATGTGTAcctaaattgtgtatcaaaagtatatatatttagttttattgtacAAACTAAATATGATTATAGTTAATCTTTAATCATATTTGTGTTAAcaatttcaatttgtttatgagtaatattgtgTATATTCAGTTTAAGTACTCAATTCAGAACTCAAATTATATGTCACCatgtgtttaaatatttttttatttttaatttaaaatcattcgatcacatgatgatatatataagtttcTAATTAAGTACTTAAaactatatacaaataattttatttatatgataataattggTAAGTTAAAAAAGggtataaatgtaatatttgtataattgtcttgtaattttaaaatcaaaccagATCAACCGGTTCAATTAGTTAACCATTATCTATTCAATCTCAATCCAATGAACACGCCGACAATATAACCAAACTATAATTCCATTTGATTAtccattattataattttatttaatcacttttaacttgaaaaaatgaaatattgtgGAGTCCCAAAAATTGGAAGGGAATGCACCAGACCACTGGatcacaaatttttatttaagctcCAATTTGATAATTCAACTTGTTTATCCTTCTAATAACATTGATTACCTTTTCAACAgtcttatatattataaatttgaactaaactctaACTCAACTAGACTTGAATCCACTATAAAAGGTGATGGTAATGCAGTGGAAGCAATGAAAGTGAGGCTGAAAGGATTGACAACACCAAAAAGagaaagcaaaaggaaaaaccAAAGACAAAAAATCATCAGCGTGACCTGCTAAAAGCAGCTATGAAAATGACCTGTAACAGCTCACAATTTGAACATACAACTCATTTCATCTATCAGTCAAAACCACTCAGAAATCAATTCCCCAAATTGCCTATTTCTTCCTGTGTCTCTCACTTGGGGTCAGAGAATCTTCATAATGCCCCCCTCCATACAGAAAGATGACCCCCCACATGGAGAATTTGACGTACATATGATCCAAAACATGAAGCAATATTTACATAACAACTATCTTtgcttaaatatatatattggctTGCAaagaattggaaaaaaaaaatcacttgtatttgtttttttattactatctTGGACCGGAGAGTTCCATGGCATAGGAATCAAGAGAATGGTCATCGTCGTCGTCCTCCATTGTTGTGCCAAACATTGTTGAATAGTCATGGGAGTGGGCATGGTTTGGTGCGGTGGTGGGGCAAGATGTGTTTTTGCTGGTATGGTTGCCATGGAAGAGGTTAATGGTGGGACTAGTATGATTATGAGATGCTGCCCATTTTTCGACTAGGCCATCACCTTCTAGCATGCGAACTACCTCTGACATTTTGGGGCGGTGGGCGGGAAGGTACTGTGTGCAGAGCAATGCCACTTGGAGAATCTCCCCCACCTCAATCCGGTCATAGTTGGATCCTAGCTCCCGATCAACCAGCGCTTCTACTTTTTTTTCCTGCAGAATTTTCTTCACCTGGCATCAACATTTTAGCTTTATCAATTCAACGTTTAGTACACATCATTTTGTATCAGACTAATTAGAAGTTTTCCAAAAATCTAAAGGCATCAAgacataattcaaaattaagacAAATTTATTGTCACATTCGTTCAAAATCAGAGCAGTATCATCTCGTATATCAATTACCTAAAGAGTAGCTGCAGAATGAACTTACCCACTCGAGCATGGCTCCTTTCTGATTAATTGTCTTTCCAAACTCTAGAGCTCTCATCCCAGTGATGAGCTCTAACAAGAGAATTCCAAATCCAAACACATCGGTTTTCTCTGATGACTGACCAGTGGAGAGGTACTCTGGTGCGATGTGCCCGACAGTACCACGGACAGCAGTAGTGACATGAGAATCAGAATGGTCAAGTAGCTTGGCCAGGCCAAAGTCACCAACAACAGCCTCATAAAAGTCATCCAGAAGTACATTAGCAGCCTTCACATCTCTGTGAATTATCTTCGGATCACATTGCTCGTGTAGATACAGCAGACCCCTTGCAGCTCCAATTGCTATCCTCTTCCTAGTGTTCCAGTCCAGAGCTGGTTTTGCTGTAATCAcggatataataatatttcagcTAAATGAACCAAAGCTACCAATTAAAACATCATCAAAGAAACAATGAATTTAGAACAAACAGGAAATGGTAACGCAAACGGTATGATGGTTGAACAATCGactcaaaatttatcaatttttttctaaatttatgcCTAATAAATGAACCAACAAAAAATGGTTTGAAGAAACCACCAACTTTGCTAGTTGCAGTGCCAATCTAAACAGAATATAAGTTTGAACAACCAATAGTGGTCCATATCTAGACCAACTTATGGTTGAACTAGTACCAATCCAGTGGTTGAATTTTTACTTCAACAAATACAAATCAGAGACTTATTTTGTCCACCATTGAAAAATTAGTAACAAAAGGTGCAGTAAGATAAGCAAGAATCAACCTCTAAGCCGGGAAGCCACACTGCCATTTGACATGTAAGGATACACCAAAAGCCTCTCATTAGGGGTGGCACAATATCCTATTAACCGAAGCAAGTTGCGATGAACGGCCAAACTGATCATCTCTAATTCAGTCCTAAACTGAGATTCCCCGAATGTTCCAGCCACATCCTTTAACCTTTTCACCGCCAACGTAGTCCCATCTCCCAGTTTTCCCCTATAAACATTGCCAAATCCTCCAGCACCAAGTATGTTCTTGGAGCTGAAGTTGTCTGTGGCTAGTTGCAGCTCTCTGAAAGTGAAGTTTCTCAGATTGCCGAGGCTTATTAGACCCTCTTCCGGTTTGTCTGCAACAAAAATTAGAGACTCCATTTGAGATTTTGACCAATAAAAGTTgcttgtaaataaataaaatgaagtggGTTCTGTTACTGACCACCAATGTTAAGGATATTGAGGTTCCTCTGTCTCTTTCTGTGCCAAAGTAGTGCAAGAGCAATGAGTATGAGGCAGACAACACTTAGACTAACCCCAAGACCAATTACTAATTTCTTGGAATTGTGTTGTCCTGGTTAATTAAAGGTTAAAATAAGAATAACTAAAGATGTTTAGGGTGATAAATGGCAAATTTTAGGATTACAAAGTTACCAGGTGGTGCATTTAGAGAGAAGGAAAGAGGAACACTATTGGGTGATCCAGAGCAAACATCAGTGGAGCTGCTTCCACAAATTAATGGGTTCCCCACAACACTACATTCATTATTCAACAACAGTGCAGCAGAAAGATAAAGAATCAGAATGCATTAACATTGACCAGAGATAAAGTAGAAAGAGAGCCACTGATAAGTAATCATACTTGAATGTTCTTGCTGGAAACTTGGGAACTGGTCCACTGAGATTGTTATAAGACAAGTCCCTGAATCACCAAagtaacaaacaaacaaaacaaaatcaaattaaaataataatcataccTAAATGTTTCAGAATCAGAAAAATTTTTCAGCATGCTTCCAGCTTGTTCCCATTCTCAAGACAATAAAACAAACAAGACCTATAAAGATAAGCAAATCCATACTCACAAGAAAGCAAGCTGAGTAATTTTGGCTAAAGACACAGGAAAAGGTCCAGTCAAGCTATTGTTGTTCAGTCTCCTGCTCATATTACATGACAAAACAATacagaaaaattatttcatataaacAAATGCACAGATTTCATAAAACCCATTTGCctaatgaatattaaaatagaCCTAACTCTAGACCACCACCTATATGGCTAAAATGATTCGAGTTCTTCATTTGTGAATGAGACCAAAATAATGATCAAACACTTACAAATATTGTAGACTATTTAGTTGACCAAGAGAGCTTGGGATTACACCAGACAACCTGTTGTTTGAGAGATCCAAAGTTTGAAGTTTAGGAAGAGCTCCAAGCTCAGGAGGGATTTCACCAGAAATGTTGTTGTTCTGCAACAACCTTTAGAAAAAGCAAGCAACAAAATTTACaatcttaaacaaaatttaaaccaaaaggGTATCTAAAAATGATGAATCCACATACACTTGGCGAAGATTAGTGAGATTTCCAATTGTTCCTGATAAACTTCCAGACAATGACTGGCTTGGAGCTCCACTGAGAACAAATTAAAACCCAGAAAAGTTGTTAAAGTTACAACTTTTCTCAAGAGTGGAACACATTTAAACAAACCAAAACGACAAAAACTCACAGGCCAATAACAAGGTTTTCAGAAGAACAAGTGATCATAGCCCAACTACAAGGATCCACAGAGTCTTCATCCCAGTTGTTCAACACTCCATGTGGATCATTCAGACCATTCTTTATACTCACCAACGCCTCCACTGCAACAAAAAACCACAACACATAACAAAATTTGCATACTTTTATCGGTTGAGcagaaaacagaaagaaaaacagAGAGCTTTTACCTTCATGGTTACGGGGCTCATAAGAAAGAGAAACTCGGGAACAAGAGCAAAGACAAAACAATAAGAATAAGAAACGACAGCGGCGGTTCGAAATGGCCATGGCAGTTAAAAAGGAAAGCTAGCTATTAAGCTAAGCTATGAAATTGAAACCTTTTCAACTGAAACTGATGAGTAGGAGGATTatgaaagaaaggaagaaaactgaaaatgaaaacgaagttctgatttttttttttttttcacgaaCACAACATGGAAAGGAAACTGAAAGCAGAAAACAGAGACTGTGTTTTGCtacttttgcttttcttttagtaaaaatttattcttgATTATTCTCTTTTCTTGGGTTTTTCAGAGGCTCTCTCTCTCCTTCTGTGGCttccttctccttctctttctcttttcagtCTCACTTCTCCACCACCTTTTGTTTTGCCATTACCGACCAAGACACTGCCTTTGAACAAGAATATCTATCGTAGCATCACATTTTACCATTTATATAccttaatatttcaataaaactgaaataccaaatttataattaaatttctaCAGTAAAATATAGGCCAAAGTACTAATTcgcacccaaagtatgttgttatcATTAcaacccttaattttaaaaattttatttactcacTCATGagctattaaagttaacaaaactttaccctttaaaattttatcttttttttttcaaaccttaaaaactaattatttttcctctaggtcaagttttaaaaaataacattttttcccagagtttagtttttaaacttcaacATCATCGTCGGTAGTCtttctcttttaaaaattcCTCTCCCTGCAGAGATATCTTCCCTCTCACCTGAATCTTCAATCAATATCAATTGTAGCCAGAAAGATAAAAATCTTATCTTTGTTTgagaagacgatcatcttcttAGAAGAAGACAAGCtttttcctcatcttctttTGGAAAAACGATTGTCTTCCTCAATAAAAACAAGATCTTTGTCTCCATCTAAAAAGATGAAGAGCCATCTTCTCGACTTCAATCATCTTCGGTTGAAGGTCTAGGtagaaggagagagagaaagcaTCAAGAGAGAGAGGTTGTTGGCGATGGCactgaagtttgaaaactaaaccttaggggagaaatgtcatttttcaaaatctgacttaaggagaaaatgattagtttttagggtttaggagaaaaaatggataaattttaaatttatttttaatattacaaatgaaatgattgttttactcttaaaactaacagacttaatcgtttatgaatagataaataggatttttaaagttaaatgatggattagaaaaacaatatactttgggtgataataagtcctttggcctaaaatatattagaaaccACCTATCAAGgcaattcattttttatgatggTTTTATACCATGTTAAGTATGTTCACCTTAAATCTGTCCTAAAAAGAGTTAttgtgaatttaatttaaattcagaatactcaactctttttttttttaacgagaaACTTTATCTGAGTTGGAATCTTATTAAGACCAAACAATCATACTGAATAGGACAAATCTTAGGTTCAATGATCAACCTACAATCATTAAACTAGGTAAGTCAagagtttaatcttgatatatcgTCAAAAGAAATTGAAACTTGTGTTCTCTTATATATGAAGTCTCCGCTTTTATCACTCAAACCACTTCTTAGGTGTaatcaactcaaatttggcTTGCTCGCATGGGTAAAGAGTAACACACTAGAGAGAGAAATGTATCAAAGAAGTAGAATAATTATGTGATAAATATACTAAATGAACTTTAGCGTGGTACATTGATGAGATGTCAATCTAGAGTTCGATGGGGTATTCatttttcggtttgaattcAAGTCATTGGGGTTAAACACCAAATTTGAGTCAGCTTAAATCTAACCGTAATATCAACCAATTTCATCAattgtatataaacaataaaatagacATACATTAATAGGAATAATTATTCTCACAATAGTATGGGATTATAAAAAGATTGTATGTAAATTTAAGCCAGGTAGATGTAAAAATTTTGGGCAGATCAAATTTATCCCTAATATCATTTTGGACTTTTCATTCATGTACCCATCCTAAacctaaaaacatatataaaaatttgatattcacTTGTTTCACAACTAtgtttaatctttattttgcatgatttgtttttaatttttaatctttttcattgGCGcttattagattaaaattttatttatttgatataatcgGTTTAAACTCAAATAGGTCATTGCAATGATAGTAAATagtattatttgattaataaaatgtattttataatataatatatatatcttaaaatatgtgaaaaattatataatataaaatgtattattaacATAGATTGATAGacttttttaaaaagtaataatgtCATAAGATATGAATTTAAGTCACAAATTAGAGTTTGACTTAAATCACGAATTTAagtcacaaatttgaatcatttatttaaactatcaattcaaattattaattcgaatcgaactaagatatgaatttgaattattaaattgaatcaaactcgaaCCTAACCGAGCTAAGCTAATTTTTATCTAAGCAGAATTTGAGttggatttaattttgatttgataaatttgaattgaaatattttttactcaagTCAAACTCGAGTCAAAAAGTGTTTGGAGTTGGTGTAGTCCATATCCACCCATAACCTAACCTATCACTTGTCATCTCTCTCTATGAAAATTGCAAATGCTCAGATTTTTTGTGTGGTTTAAGCATTGtaaaactaattattaaattttaaatttattttatttaatatgattagttttacctttatataAGAAATGCCAACTCATATTGTATTAGTCtcatggaaaagaaaaaattgcaaGATGGTGAAACTATGACAATAAGGGGAAATCCCCTTTTTCACCCTATAGTTTTGAATTTTGTTCTCATCCACATActtcaaaatttaacataaatccCCTTAAATATTAGTAATAACAATCAATTAAGGTCATACTCTTGTATCaggtaaaaatttgaaaaaatatactTCCA
It contains:
- the LOC123200886 gene encoding probable LRR receptor-like serine/threonine-protein kinase At4g30520 isoform X2, translated to MAISNRRCRFLFLLFCLCSCSRVSLSYEPRNHEVEALVSIKNGLNDPHGVLNNWDEDSVDPCSWAMITCSSENLVIGLGAPSQSLSGSLSGTIGNLTNLRQVLLQNNNISGEIPPELGALPKLQTLDLSNNRLSGVIPSSLGQLNSLQYLRLNNNSLTGPFPVSLAKITQLAFLDLSYNNLSGPVPKFPARTFNVVGNPLICGSSSTDVCSGSPNSVPLSFSLNAPPGQHNSKKLVIGLGVSLSVVCLILIALALLWHRKRQRNLNILNIGDKPEEGLISLGNLRNFTFRELQLATDNFSSKNILGAGGFGNVYRGKLGDGTTLAVKRLKDVAGTFGESQFRTELEMISLAVHRNLLRLIGYCATPNERLLVYPYMSNGSVASRLRAKPALDWNTRKRIAIGAARGLLYLHEQCDPKIIHRDVKAANVLLDDFYEAVVGDFGLAKLLDHSDSHVTTAVRGTVGHIAPEYLSTGQSSEKTDVFGFGILLLELITGMRALEFGKTINQKGAMLEWVSSFCSYSLGEENSAGKKSRSAG
- the LOC123200886 gene encoding probable LRR receptor-like serine/threonine-protein kinase At2g23950 isoform X1; this encodes MAISNRRCRFLFLLFCLCSCSRVSLSYEPRNHEVEALVSIKNGLNDPHGVLNNWDEDSVDPCSWAMITCSSENLVIGLGAPSQSLSGSLSGTIGNLTNLRQVLLQNNNISGEIPPELGALPKLQTLDLSNNRLSGVIPSSLGQLNSLQYLRLNNNSLTGPFPVSLAKITQLAFLDLSYNNLSGPVPKFPARTFNVVGNPLICGSSSTDVCSGSPNSVPLSFSLNAPPGQHNSKKLVIGLGVSLSVVCLILIALALLWHRKRQRNLNILNIGDKPEEGLISLGNLRNFTFRELQLATDNFSSKNILGAGGFGNVYRGKLGDGTTLAVKRLKDVAGTFGESQFRTELEMISLAVHRNLLRLIGYCATPNERLLVYPYMSNGSVASRLRAKPALDWNTRKRIAIGAARGLLYLHEQCDPKIIHRDVKAANVLLDDFYEAVVGDFGLAKLLDHSDSHVTTAVRGTVGHIAPEYLSTGQSSEKTDVFGFGILLLELITGMRALEFGKTINQKGAMLEWVKKILQEKKVEALVDRELGSNYDRIEVGEILQVALLCTQYLPAHRPKMSEVVRMLEGDGLVEKWAASHNHTSPTINLFHGNHTSKNTSCPTTAPNHAHSHDYSTMFGTTMEDDDDDHSLDSYAMELSGPR